The following proteins are encoded in a genomic region of Pyrus communis chromosome 11, drPyrComm1.1, whole genome shotgun sequence:
- the LOC137707503 gene encoding cysteine-rich and transmembrane domain-containing protein WIH2-like — MSYQKAPQEPYPPPGYQYPPPGYPSAPPPPPPYEGYPPPPPPPYEGYPPPGYPHGYGPPPPPRDPPYEGYQGYFNQGYPPPPPPPQQQYEHYHCEHNNYQEQDGCMSFLRGCLAALCCCCLLEECCFF; from the exons ATGAGTTACCAGAAAGCTCCCCAAGAACCCTACCCTCCTCCAG GATATCAGTATCCGCCGCCGGGGTACCCATCAGCTCCTCCGCCACCGCCGCCGTATGAAGGGTACCCACCGCCGCCGCCTCCACCTTACGAAGGCTATCCACCACCTGGGTATCCTCACGGATACGGTCCTCCGCCGCCGCCGCGTGATCCGCCGTACGAGGGGTACCAAGGTTATTTCAATCAGGGGTACCCTCCGCCACCTCCTCCTCCGCAGCAGCAATACGAGCACTATCACTGCGAGCATAACAATTACCAAGAGCAAGATGGTTGTATGTCTTTCTTACGAGGCTG TTTGGCTGCGCTATGCTGCTGCTGTTTGCTGGAGGAGTGCTGCTTCTTTTGA
- the LOC137708833 gene encoding GEM-like protein 5, which translates to MNYPNNQASQPPLYPSASPPTHQDTNPFLPTPPAEDINPFHQTPPPMPPSLSEEIPPHDASSPQNAKTQEPKQTTHDQDIPTSSSGSSPPSIPPTPSEEEKSAQWGTHVMGHPAVPTSHPDNKKAALWGAAGTEQAQNPYLQYKPLDKSNNTSPKESILQVFNSWSNKAESMANNIWHNLKTGTSVSGAAWAKMNLTAKAITGGGFEALYKQTFATYPNEKLHKSFASYLSTSTGPVAGTLYLSNIHTAFCSDRPLSFTAPSGQVTWSYYKIMVPLGNIATINPVVMRENPREKYIQIVTIDGHDFWFMGFVNYEKASRHLTQSISTFVASGVAVKPAVAADNDIAYQKPDKADY; encoded by the exons ATGAACTACCCCAACAACCAAGCATCCCAACCTCCCCTCTACCCCTCCGCTTCTCCTCCCACACACCAAGACACAAACCCTTTTCTCCCAACACCTCCCGCTGAAGACATCAACCCTTTTCATCAAACACCTCCGCCAATGCCACCATCCTTGTCCGAAGAAATACCTCCTCACGATGCATCCTCACCTCAGAATGCTAAAACCCAAGAACCAAAACAAACTACTCATGATCAAGATATTCCAACCTCATCAAGCGGCTCATCTCCTCCGTCAATCCCACCAACTCCAAGTGAGGAAGAAAAATCAGCGCAGTGGGGGACTCACGTCATGGGGCACCCTGCCGTCCCAACTAGCCATCCGGACAACAAAAAAGCAGCTCTGTGGGGCGCTGCCGGAACCGAGCAAGCCCAGAATCCCTACCTCCAGTACAAACCCCTTGACAAGTCCAACAACACCAGTCCAAAGGAATCCATACTCCAAGTCTTCAACTCCTGGAGCAACAAGGCCGAGTCCATGGCCAACAACATCTGGCACAACT TGAAAACGGGGACATCGGTGTCTGGAGCTGCGTGGGCGAAGATGAACCTGACTGCCAAAGCAATAACAGGAGGAGGATTTGAGGCTCTGTACAAGCAGACATTTGCGACTTATCCCAACGAGAAGCTGCATAAGTCATTTGCCAGTTATCTCTCCACATCCACGGGACCAGTTGCCGGAACTCTTTACCTCTCTAATATCCATACAGCTTTCTGCAGCGACCGCCCTTTGTCCTTCACCGCCCCCTCCGGCCAGGTCACCTGGAGCTACTACAAAATAATGGTACCATTGGGAAATATTGCAACTATCAATCCAGTGGTGATGAGGGAAAATCCAAGGGAAAAGTACATCCAGATTGTGACGATCGATGGCCATGATTTCTGGTTTATGGGTTTTGTTAATTACGAAAAGGCGTCGAGGCATTTGACCCAAAGTATTTCAACCTTTGTGGCATCTGGAGTTGCCGTCAAACCAGCCGTTGCTGCTGACAATGACATTGCATACCAGAAGCCTGACAAGGCTGACTATTAG
- the LOC137707902 gene encoding uncharacterized protein yields MAIPIGSALLSTVVALLLFTSALASSELPFIIAHKKASLNRLKSGVERVLVSIDIYNQGSSTAYDVSLSDDSWPQDIFEVVSGNTSKSWERLDAGGIVSHSFELEAKEKLLFNGAPALITFRIPTKAALQESYSTPIFPLDVLADRPPEKKFEWRFLAKYGSLISVVSIVVLFVYLVASPSKSGAAKGSKKKR; encoded by the exons ATGGCGATTCCGATCGGCAGCGCTCTCCTCTCGACGGTGGTAGCTCTCTTGCTATTCACGTCGGCGCTCGCGAGCTCAGAGTTGCCCTTCATCATCGCCCACAAGAAGGCCTCCCTCAACCGGCTCAAGTCCGGCGTCGAGCGCGTCCTTGTCTCCATCGACATCTACAACCAAGGATCTTC AACGGCTTATGATGTAAGCTTGAGTGATGATAGCTGGCCTCAAGATATCTTTGAGGTTGTCAGCGGTAACACTTCCAAGTCATGGGAAAGGCTTGATGC AGGTGGCATTGTATCCCACTCCTTTGAATTGGAGGCCAAAGAAAAATTACTTTTCAACGGTGCACCAGCTCTTATTACATTCCGCATTCCCACAAAGGCTGCTTTACAG GAGTCTTATTCAACTCCAATATTTCCTTTGGATGTTCTGGCAGACAGGCCTCCTGAGAAGAAGTTTGAATGG AGGTTTCTGGCAAAGTACGGGTCTCTGATCTCTGTTGTCTCCATTGTGGTTCTATTTGTGTACCTGGTTGCCAGTCCATCCAAATCCGGTGCTGCAAAAGGGAGCAAGAAGAAGCGTTAA